In one Culex quinquefasciatus strain JHB chromosome 2, VPISU_Cqui_1.0_pri_paternal, whole genome shotgun sequence genomic region, the following are encoded:
- the LOC119766456 gene encoding uncharacterized protein LOC119766456, translating into MEAVTAKRNVLFEKVKRELETAKRVKSQEPSLCEVRERLERLQQLGNNFFDVQDEIEDSTPKATLQSLISVFDYRKEFEDRYYEAKSIYVELDEGSVASDVTDVQPANNIQSALAALLQTQRALLSNQAAQAAQLNQLQQGSQQAAGQSYPAQPDPFIDVRLPPIEIPKFSGDRKAWRSFKDLYVSTIHSKETLRPSQKLKYLKSFLEGDASTHVSSFDISDANYPLAWEKLLKRYDQKKYTVFALVKEFLDQPIVSDANFDDLQKLVTTLDEVIRQLDTLGEQYQTRDSWLIQLLLEKIDNETRALWAQKVVNMDNPTFPDFVKFLEDRCDALETCSSFSRQCTVDGDAAKKKMSKQPLKPAEKPIQSYVVTPQHCLKCYKAHNLFQCCEFKAISVADRLELVQKSKLCLNCLKPSHTVRSCSSKRFCKIDGCRQRHHTLLCQHDDSPVATAALQSQRQSTIPVQQPVTETQPPEDSSLKSDATGDPPVKTTVLPTALIKLRGKHGKFHTARAMIDSCSGASLISEVCLARLGINRSNTRFPVTGVAGTQAGTTRGTTQLEIASRFNNDVILKTQAHVLEVLAPLHRTEALTSSRRNY; encoded by the coding sequence ATGGAAGCAGTCACCGCGAAACGGAATGTGCTTTTCGAAAAAGTGAAGCGCGAGCTCGAAACCGCGAAACGCGTCAAGTCGCAGGAGCCCTCACTTTGCGAGGTTAGGGAGCGCCTGGAACGGCTCCAGCAGCTGGGTAACAATTTCTTCGACGTCCAGGACGAGATTGAAGACTCAACCCCGAAGGCAACCCTGCAATCACTGATCTCGGTCTTCGACTATCGGAAGGAGTTCGAGGATCGCTACTACGAGGCGAAGTCGATTTACGTCGAACTGGATGAAGGATCCGTTGCGAGCGATGTCACGGACGTTCAGCCGGCGAATAACATCCAATCTGCTCTGGCGGCGCTACTGCAAACACAAAGAGCGCTACTATCGAACCAAGCGGCTCAAGCAGCCCAACTGAACCAGCTTCAGCAGGGCAGCCAACAGGCGGCAGGCCAATCCTATCCTGCACAACCCGACCCTTTCATTGACGTGCGGCTTCCTCCAATCGAGATTCCTAAGTTCAGTGGCGACCGCAAAGCCTGGCGTTCCTTCAAGGATCTCTACGTCAGCACCATCCACAGCAAAGAGACGCTGCGGCCGTCGCAGAAACTGAAATACCTGAAGTCGTTCCTCGAAGGCGATGCAAGCACCCACGTAAGTTCGTTCGACATCTCGGACGCCAACTACCCGCTGGCGTGGGAAAAACTCCTCAAACGTTACGACCAGAAGAAGTACACCGTGTTTGCGCTGGTTAAGGAGTTCTTGGACCAGCCAATCGTGTCAGACGCAAACTTCGACGATCTTCAGAAGCTAGTCACTACGTTAGACGAGGTCATTCGACAGCTCGACACCCTTGGCGAGCAGTACCAGACACGAGACTCCTGGCTGATCCAGCTTCTTCTGGAGAAGATTGACAACGAGACACGAGCGCTCTGGGCGCAAAAGGTTGTCAACATGGATAATCCCACGTTCCCGGACTTCGTCAAGTTCCTGGAAGACAGATGCGATGCCCTCGAAACCTGCTCGTCATTCTCCCGGCAATGCACCGTAGATGGAGATGCAGCTAAGAAGAAGATGAGCAAGCAGCCTCTCAAGCCCGCAGAGAAACCCATCCAGAGCTACGTTGTGACCCCACAACACTGCCTCAAGTGTTACAAAGCACACAATCTTTTCCAGTGCTGCGAATTCAAGGCGATCAGCGTCGCCGACCGACTGGAGTTAGTACAGAAATCCAAACTGTGCTTAAACTGCTTGAAGCCATCGCACACGGTGAGATCATGTTCCTCGAAGCGATTCTGCAAAATTGATGGATGCAGGCAGCGGCATCACACACTCCTCTGTCAACACGACGACAGCCCGGTAGCTACCGCAGCACTTCAAAGTCAAAGGCAGTCGACGATTCCGGTCCAGCAACCGGTCACGGAGACTCAACCACCGGAGGATTCGAGTTTGAAGTCTGATGCTACTGGTGATCCACCCGTCAAGACCACGGTTCTTCCTACTGCCCTCATCAAGCTTCGAGGTAAGCATGGCAAATTCCACACGGCCAGAGCAATGATCGACTCGTGCTCCGGTGCATCGCTGATCAGCGAAGTCTGTTTGGCGCGCCTTGGGATCAACCGGAGCAACACTCGATTCCCGGTCACCGGAGTGGCTGGAACGCAAGCTGGAACTACGCGAGGAACGACGCAGTTGGAGATCGCGTCCCGTTTCAACAACGATGTAATTCTGAAGACGCAAGCGCACGTGCTCGAAGTGCTGGCACCCCTACACCGTACCGAAGCGTTAACTTCAAGCAGACGAAACTACTAG